GCCGCTGCCGGAGCCGCCCGAAGGCGAAGGCCCGACGTCGCTGCCGAGCAGCTTCAGCGTCTCCGCGCGCGCGTCCTCGAGCGTTACGCCCAGGCCGTTGAGCACCTGTGCGGCGATGCCCTTCTCCTCACGCAGCAGGCCGAGCAGCAGATGCTCCGTCCCGACGTAGGAATGGTTCAGCTCACGCGCTTCCGCCATCGCGTACTCGAGGACCTTCTTCGCCCGCGACGTATACGGCAGTTCACCCAGCGCGATCGTCGCCTTGCCCTTGCGGACGGAGTCCTCGATGCGCTCGTGGATCTGCTCCAGGTCCACGTTCAGGTTCATCAGAACGGCAGCGGCGACACCCTCCCCCTCGCGAATGAGGCCGAGCAGAATGTGCTCCGTACCGACGTAGTCGTGCTGCAGCCTGATGGCCTCCTCGCGGGCCATCGCCAGCACCTTCCGGACACGGTCTGTGAAATTGTAATTCATGGGAACCTCAGTCGCCCCGAGACGGTTGCGTCTAGCTCGTCTTCAGATCGTCCTGCGCGTCCCCCGGATCGGCGGAGACGTCGCCTTCGGTGGCCAGCACGCGCCGGACGTATGCAGCTCTGTGCAAATCGCTCTCCGCATCCCGGAGCGGGCGTCCGGCGGCCTGCTCGAGGTGTGCATCGCGCGCAAAAATCATGAGTTTGTTGAGCGTGTATACACGGAGCCCGGATAGAAGGTTCATGCTCATTCCGAGCCTCACGCCACTCAACAGATTCATCACCTCATCGAAGGAAAGTGAGCGTGCGTAACGCAGCAGTCCATAGGCACGCCAGATCTTGTCCTCGATCACCGTCGGCGCGTCGCGCATCAGGATTTCGCGCGCGCCCATCTCGTACTGAATCACGCGTCCGACGATCTTCTGCAGATGCTCCACCAGATCCTCCTCGCTCTTGCCGAGCGTGGTCTGGTTGGAGATCTGGAAGAAATTGCCCACCACCTCCGACCCCTCGCCGTACAGGCCGCGGAACGTCAGTCCGACCTGGCTGATGCCCTGCAGCACCTTGCCGATCTCCTTCGTCAGGACGAGGCCGGGCAGGTGTATCAGAATCGACGCGCGCAGGCCCGTTCCGACGTTCGTGGGGCAGCTCGTAAGATACCCGTATTCCTGATGGTACGCGAACGGCAGCTGGACCCCCAGCTCCTCGTCCAGCTCGTCTACCCGATGGAACGCTTCCTGGAGGCGAAGTCCGGACAGGATGGCCTGCATCCGGAGGTGATCCTCCTCGTTCACCATGACGCCGACGGCGTCCTGCGGCCCCATGAAGAGGCCCGATCCGCGGGCGGGCGAATCGCCCGAGAGGCCGGCCAGCTCGCGGGAGACCAGGTGACGCTCGTGGAGAATCCGGCGGCCGAGTGTGGGCGTGGCGGACAGCTCGTATCCGGCGCCGCCCGCGAGCGCTGTCCGCTGCACGGCCGAGCGGACCTGCTCCAGGATCTCCTCGCGCTCGCCATCGCGGATGCGCGCCGCGAACGCGTGGCCCTGGAGGTTTCTGGCGAGGCGCACGCGTGTGGAGAGCACGATGTCGCTGTGGGCACCGCTTCCCTCGAGCCAGCCGAGGCCCACGCTCT
This region of Longimicrobiales bacterium genomic DNA includes:
- a CDS encoding Clp protease N-terminal domain-containing protein; its protein translation is MNYNFTDRVRKVLAMAREEAIRLQHDYVGTEHILLGLIREGEGVAAAVLMNLNVDLEQIHERIEDSVRKGKATIALGELPYTSRAKKVLEYAMAEARELNHSYVGTEHLLLGLLREEKGIAAQVLNGLGVTLEDARAETLKLLGSDVGPSPSGGSGSGGGSTAAPKGEKKSKTPALDHFCRDLTELAREDKLDPTIGREKEIERVMEVLSRRKKNNPVLIGE
- a CDS encoding protein arginine kinase; amino-acid sequence: MSENGFQSVGLGWLEGSGAHSDIVLSTRVRLARNLQGHAFAARIRDGEREEILEQVRSAVQRTALAGGAGYELSATPTLGRRILHERHLVSRELAGLSGDSPARGSGLFMGPQDAVGVMVNEEDHLRMQAILSGLRLQEAFHRVDELDEELGVQLPFAYHQEYGYLTSCPTNVGTGLRASILIHLPGLVLTKEIGKVLQGISQVGLTFRGLYGEGSEVVGNFFQISNQTTLGKSEEDLVEHLQKIVGRVIQYEMGAREILMRDAPTVIEDKIWRAYGLLRYARSLSFDEVMNLLSGVRLGMSMNLLSGLRVYTLNKLMIFARDAHLEQAAGRPLRDAESDLHRAAYVRRVLATEGDVSADPGDAQDDLKTS